Proteins from one Sarcophilus harrisii chromosome 2, mSarHar1.11, whole genome shotgun sequence genomic window:
- the ENTPD1 gene encoding ectonucleoside triphosphate diphosphohydrolase 1 isoform X3, translating to MEDTKPKRCGYKNILVILGFLFFLAVIALITVGLTQNKPLPKNVKYGIVLDAGSSHTNMYIYNWPAEKENDTGVVQQVKMCKVEGPGISGYAHNVEAVGFYINQCMDKAKQVIPKEQHQQTPVYLGATAGMRLLRMESSDLAEKVLKFVKQSLTSYPFDFQGARIITGQEEGAYGWITINYLLGKFNQTSSWLRILPGRDGPQETSGALDLGGASTQITFVPQDEQIESQGNSLHFRLYGKSYDVYTHSFLCYGKDQALRLKLVSNIQDAKDGLLRDPCFHPGYEKDVNISEFFNTPCITKDEESFPFQKLQIHGTGNYNVCLESIHKIFNTTYCPYSRCSFNGVFLPSLQGNFGAFSAFYFVMDFLNLTDSSLEMVISKMQTFCSQPWNEVKAQFPDIKEKYLSEYCFSGTYILALLQQGYGFTKHNWKHINFMGKIGESDAGWTLGYMLNLTNMIPAEQPLYPPFSYSTYVFLMVLFSLILAAVFLIGWLVFRKPSCLRKGAV from the exons TATGGGATCGTGCTGGATGCAGGTTCTTCTCACACCAACATGTACATCTACAACTGGCcagcagagaaagagaatgacaCTGGAGTGGTGCAACAGGTGAAAATGTGCAAGGTAGAAG GTCCTGGAATCTCAGGGTATGCCCACAATGTGGAAGCTGTAGGCTTTTACATAAACCAATGCATGGACAAAGCTAAGCAAGTGATTCCTAAGGAGCAGCACCAACAGACCCCTGTTTATCTTGGAGCCACAGCTGGCATGAGGTTGCTCAG GATGGAGAGCAGTGACCTGGCAGAGAAAGTCCTAAAATTTGTGAAACAGAGCCTCACTTCTTACCCTTTTGATTTCCAAGGGGCCAGGATCATCACTGGCCAGGAAGAAGGTGCCTATGGCTGGATTACCATTAACTACTTGTTAGGCAAATTCAACCAG ACAAGCAGCTGGCTCAGAATTCTTCCCGGAAGAGATGGGCCCCAGGAAACTTCTGGGGCCTTGGACCTTGGAGGAGCTTCCACGCAAATAACTTTTGTGCCCCAAGATGAGCAGATTGAGTCCCAAGGCAACTCCTTGCATTTCCGCCTCTATGGCAAAAGCTACGATGTGTATACACACAGCTTCCTGTGTTATGGGAAGGATCAAGCTCTCCGGCTAAAACTGGTCAGCAACATTCAG GATGCAAAGGATGGACTCCTAAGGGATCCATGCTTCCACCCTGGTTATGAAAAGGATGTGAACATAAGTGAGTTCTTCAACACACCCTGCATCACAAAGGATGAGGAatcatttccatttcagaaaCTTCAAATACATGGTACTGGAAACTATAATGTGTGTCTAGAGAGCATTCACAAGATCTTCAACACCACCTACTGTCCTTACTCAAGGTGTTCTTTCAATGGggttttcctgccatccttacAAGGAAATTTTGGG gccttttctgctttttactttgtgATGGACTTCCTGAACTTAACAGATTCCTCTCTGGAAATGGTGATCAGCAAAATGCAAACCTTCTGCTCCCAACCCTGGAATGAA gtGAAAGCACAATTTCCTGACATCAAAGAGAAGTACCTCAGTGAATACTGCTTCTCTGGGACCTATATACTTGCCCTCCTACAGCAAGGCTATGGATTTACTAAACACAATTGGAAACATATCAATTTTATGGGCAAG ATCGGTGAAAGTGACGCTGGCTGGACTTTGGGGTACATGCTGAACCTGACCAACATGATTCCGGCAGAGCAGCCTTTGTATCCGCCTTTCTCCTATTCCACTTACGTCTTCCTCATGGTGCTCTTCTCCCTGATCCTGGCAGCCGTGTTCCTCATCGGCTGGCTGGTCTTTCGCAAGCCTTCGTGCCTCCGGAAAGGAGCGGTATAG
- the ENTPD1 gene encoding ectonucleoside triphosphate diphosphohydrolase 1 isoform X4 — protein MYIYNWPAEKENDTGVVQQVKMCKVEGPGISGYAHNVEAVGFYINQCMDKAKQVIPKEQHQQTPVYLGATAGMRLLRMESSDLAEKVLKFVKQSLTSYPFDFQGARIITGQEEGAYGWITINYLLGKFNQTSSWLRILPGRDGPQETSGALDLGGASTQITFVPQDEQIESQGNSLHFRLYGKSYDVYTHSFLCYGKDQALRLKLVSNIQDAKDGLLRDPCFHPGYEKDVNISEFFNTPCITKDEESFPFQKLQIHGTGNYNVCLESIHKIFNTTYCPYSRCSFNGVFLPSLQGNFGAFSAFYFVMDFLNLTDSSLEMVISKMQTFCSQPWNEVKAQFPDIKEKYLSEYCFSGTYILALLQQGYGFTKHNWKHINFMGKIGESDAGWTLGYMLNLTNMIPAEQPLYPPFSYSTYVFLMVLFSLILAAVFLIGWLVFRKPSCLRKGAV, from the exons ATGTACATCTACAACTGGCcagcagagaaagagaatgacaCTGGAGTGGTGCAACAGGTGAAAATGTGCAAGGTAGAAG GTCCTGGAATCTCAGGGTATGCCCACAATGTGGAAGCTGTAGGCTTTTACATAAACCAATGCATGGACAAAGCTAAGCAAGTGATTCCTAAGGAGCAGCACCAACAGACCCCTGTTTATCTTGGAGCCACAGCTGGCATGAGGTTGCTCAG GATGGAGAGCAGTGACCTGGCAGAGAAAGTCCTAAAATTTGTGAAACAGAGCCTCACTTCTTACCCTTTTGATTTCCAAGGGGCCAGGATCATCACTGGCCAGGAAGAAGGTGCCTATGGCTGGATTACCATTAACTACTTGTTAGGCAAATTCAACCAG ACAAGCAGCTGGCTCAGAATTCTTCCCGGAAGAGATGGGCCCCAGGAAACTTCTGGGGCCTTGGACCTTGGAGGAGCTTCCACGCAAATAACTTTTGTGCCCCAAGATGAGCAGATTGAGTCCCAAGGCAACTCCTTGCATTTCCGCCTCTATGGCAAAAGCTACGATGTGTATACACACAGCTTCCTGTGTTATGGGAAGGATCAAGCTCTCCGGCTAAAACTGGTCAGCAACATTCAG GATGCAAAGGATGGACTCCTAAGGGATCCATGCTTCCACCCTGGTTATGAAAAGGATGTGAACATAAGTGAGTTCTTCAACACACCCTGCATCACAAAGGATGAGGAatcatttccatttcagaaaCTTCAAATACATGGTACTGGAAACTATAATGTGTGTCTAGAGAGCATTCACAAGATCTTCAACACCACCTACTGTCCTTACTCAAGGTGTTCTTTCAATGGggttttcctgccatccttacAAGGAAATTTTGGG gccttttctgctttttactttgtgATGGACTTCCTGAACTTAACAGATTCCTCTCTGGAAATGGTGATCAGCAAAATGCAAACCTTCTGCTCCCAACCCTGGAATGAA gtGAAAGCACAATTTCCTGACATCAAAGAGAAGTACCTCAGTGAATACTGCTTCTCTGGGACCTATATACTTGCCCTCCTACAGCAAGGCTATGGATTTACTAAACACAATTGGAAACATATCAATTTTATGGGCAAG ATCGGTGAAAGTGACGCTGGCTGGACTTTGGGGTACATGCTGAACCTGACCAACATGATTCCGGCAGAGCAGCCTTTGTATCCGCCTTTCTCCTATTCCACTTACGTCTTCCTCATGGTGCTCTTCTCCCTGATCCTGGCAGCCGTGTTCCTCATCGGCTGGCTGGTCTTTCGCAAGCCTTCGTGCCTCCGGAAAGGAGCGGTATAG